In Procambarus clarkii isolate CNS0578487 chromosome 13, FALCON_Pclarkii_2.0, whole genome shotgun sequence, the genomic stretch GGTGATAATAGGCCCATTGATGGTGATAGTAGGCCCATTGATGGTGATAATAGGCCCATTGATGGTGATAATAGGCCCATTGATGGTGATAGTAGGCCCATTGATGGTGATGATAGGCTCATTGATGGTGATAATAGGCCCATTGATGGTGATAATAGACCCAATGATGGTGATAATAGGCCCACTGATGGTGATAATAGGCCCACTGATAGTGATAA encodes the following:
- the LOC123750741 gene encoding aspartate and serine-rich protein-like; the protein is MEDNRPIDGDNRPIDGDSRPIDGDNRPIDGDNRPIDGDSRPIDGDDRLIDGDNRPIDGDNRPNDGDNRPTDGDNRPTDSDNRPTDSDNRPTDSDNRPIDGDNRPIDDGDKSDFDSLAKRV